One Thermococcus kodakarensis KOD1 genomic window carries:
- a CDS encoding glycosyltransferase family 4 protein, which produces MRILWLNWKDIRHPEAGGAEVYTHEIAKRLVEKGYEVTLFTSYFNGAEKEDEIDGVKIVRSGKIVGLFDTVYSHAKRFYRDNKNDFDVVIDEINTRPFLTPKYVDKPIIALIHQLAVEFWDYKTPFPINTLGKHILEPYWLKHYVNVKTITVSESTRNDLEKLGFKDIEIVYNGLDRNILEKVPEKEDEFTALFVGRLTPTKKPEDAVIAFKMLNKGKMWIVGRGELMEKLKKRHNNGNIEFRGFIPEKEKIELMKKAHVLLVPGIREGWGRVVIEANALGTPAIGYNVPGLRDSIKHRYNGLLCDPNPKAMSEALRVLHEDEELKRRLSENALKWAKRFSWDESAEKFERVLNSSVGE; this is translated from the coding sequence ATGAGGATACTATGGCTCAACTGGAAGGATATAAGACACCCCGAAGCAGGGGGAGCTGAGGTTTATACTCATGAGATTGCAAAAAGATTAGTTGAAAAAGGATATGAAGTTACCCTCTTCACTTCGTATTTTAATGGAGCTGAAAAGGAGGACGAAATTGATGGTGTCAAAATAGTCAGAAGCGGAAAAATAGTTGGTCTCTTTGATACGGTGTATTCCCACGCAAAGAGGTTCTACAGGGATAACAAAAACGATTTTGATGTAGTAATAGATGAGATAAACACCCGGCCATTTCTAACTCCAAAATACGTTGATAAGCCAATAATAGCGCTGATACACCAATTGGCAGTTGAGTTTTGGGATTATAAGACACCGTTTCCGATCAATACCCTTGGGAAACACATCCTAGAACCCTACTGGTTAAAGCATTACGTCAATGTTAAAACAATAACTGTCTCCGAATCCACGAGGAACGACCTAGAAAAGCTCGGATTTAAAGATATTGAGATAGTTTACAATGGATTGGATAGAAATATTTTAGAGAAGGTCCCCGAAAAGGAAGACGAGTTTACCGCTTTATTCGTTGGCAGGTTGACCCCAACTAAAAAGCCCGAAGACGCCGTGATAGCCTTTAAAATGCTCAATAAGGGAAAAATGTGGATTGTTGGCAGAGGCGAACTTATGGAAAAGCTTAAAAAAAGGCATAATAATGGAAACATCGAATTTAGGGGGTTCATCCCTGAGAAAGAAAAAATTGAACTCATGAAAAAAGCCCACGTATTGTTGGTTCCAGGAATAAGAGAGGGCTGGGGGAGGGTCGTGATCGAGGCCAATGCCCTGGGAACCCCAGCAATCGGTTATAACGTTCCTGGACTCAGGGACTCAATAAAGCATAGATACAACGGCTTACTGTGTGATCCAAACCCCAAGGCAATGAGCGAGGCCCTTAGAGTATTGCACGAAGATGAAGAACTCAAAAGGAGATTAAGTGAAAACGCTTTAAAGTGGGCCAAAAGGTTCAGCTGGGATGAGAGTGCGGAGAAGTTTGAGAGGGTATTAAACTCCTCAGTCGGTGAGTGA
- a CDS encoding glycosyltransferase family 2 protein, producing the protein MENKEMPLVSVIIPTYNSEKTIGKCLESIKNQTYKNIEVIVVDNFSQDKTVEICKKYNAKVIQIKSERTKAKNIGLKKANGKYVLFIDSDMGLTPKVIEECVILIESDPKIGGIIIPERSVGNSYWVKVRDFERSFYTGTEIESARFFRRDLALQVGGFDEDVVFFEESTLPQKIEKLGFNVKARIESHIIHHEENFSLIKWLKKKYYYGQTARRYKSKYREYGNKQISLFYRFGLFFKRKRFWSKPHLAAGVIVLKGLEYLAASVGYLKSS; encoded by the coding sequence ATGGAGAATAAAGAGATGCCGCTGGTCTCTGTGATTATTCCCACGTACAACTCAGAAAAAACTATTGGAAAGTGCTTAGAATCAATCAAAAACCAGACCTACAAAAACATAGAGGTTATCGTCGTTGACAATTTTTCCCAAGATAAAACGGTTGAGATATGTAAAAAATACAATGCAAAAGTTATCCAAATCAAGAGCGAGAGGACAAAAGCGAAGAATATCGGGTTAAAAAAGGCAAATGGGAAATACGTCCTTTTTATTGATTCTGACATGGGATTAACTCCAAAGGTTATAGAGGAGTGTGTTATATTAATTGAATCAGATCCCAAAATCGGGGGGATAATAATCCCAGAGCGCTCTGTCGGTAATAGTTATTGGGTGAAGGTTAGAGATTTCGAGAGAAGTTTCTATACTGGAACTGAAATAGAATCCGCACGATTTTTCAGAAGGGATTTAGCTCTACAAGTAGGGGGATTTGATGAAGACGTTGTATTTTTTGAGGAGTCTACACTCCCTCAGAAGATTGAGAAACTTGGATTCAATGTCAAAGCCAGAATAGAATCTCATATTATTCACCATGAAGAAAACTTTTCACTAATAAAATGGCTCAAAAAGAAGTATTATTATGGACAGACAGCCAGAAGATATAAATCGAAATATAGGGAGTATGGAAACAAGCAGATAAGCTTGTTTTACAGGTTTGGGTTGTTTTTTAAAAGGAAGAGATTTTGGAGCAAACCTCATTTGGCTGCCGGAGTAATTGTTTTAAAGGGATTGGAGTATTTAGCCGCAAGTGTTGGATATTTAAAGTCATCTTAA
- a CDS encoding oligosaccharyl transferase, translating to MDFNKIFRPKIALPMITAVALILRLIPIRFRYLLGYDPYFHLAYIEEALKAGKWLNFFTIANGPWGFQMRTFHPLGLWATPAYVYKLLKIFGLSLYNAFRITPVIFGILTIAVFYWALLKLYDEKRAFFASLFLAVSFGHVFRSMAGYYRGDNYMLFWYSISLLGIAYAFSTRERLGHKSLAFYAVPALASGLAAAFWQAYYPIFVFLLASAVFLGVGDFLLGRDRYILDGILLTVSTAIGALIANYLGARVGYGMLGYDRWLSKTVAEKLSLELTTVRDAYLLFHLKYLVPLALAGLLALLALSKFIRDKRLRTLTVLVFGALAVYLLFARFEGLKDLSTGFGIFNEWPISETRPSTFHDLWSAFAVGLFLAPLFFLRFRPGKVRVQDFMLLGLVLPSLYMIKTWTRFLFIGSMGVALMAGIGLLELYEILPRFEGRKGLAVALGLLLFVPAVDTAIGFEKVAAVEPFMNEHWERALTWLGENSNENDIVLAWWDYGTWVTYYARRAPVAELAPNTGVALYYLGKRDENWAMGLGVDYVIVSYYDFLKFGTIVDTAMMCSRCNVSENYGLVVLPMVSSAGALVFRNSGYTVVARPGEKWDVKISVSGHVFGPREVYVEYGDKIIKPNITPSESGAYLYINLNYNYAILMNGEAFNTNLARLFIKPDGPYELVYSDGGIIKILRLKHPNVVVERRGGETLLQFENATGTRLGIWGFLDNGTKVFEKWYNVEGLKEFELPAEVNGTVIRYAYAEGEKILDRGVFRRD from the coding sequence ATGGATTTCAATAAAATCTTCAGGCCAAAAATCGCACTCCCCATGATAACGGCCGTTGCCTTGATTCTCAGGTTAATCCCCATAAGGTTCAGATATCTCTTAGGCTACGACCCTTATTTCCACCTCGCTTACATAGAGGAGGCCCTAAAAGCGGGCAAGTGGCTCAATTTTTTCACAATCGCAAACGGACCTTGGGGCTTTCAGATGAGGACATTTCACCCCCTCGGCCTGTGGGCAACGCCCGCTTATGTTTACAAACTCCTGAAGATCTTTGGCCTTTCCCTCTACAATGCTTTTAGGATAACGCCCGTCATCTTTGGGATCTTGACGATAGCCGTGTTCTATTGGGCCCTGCTGAAACTCTACGATGAAAAGCGGGCCTTTTTTGCTTCGCTCTTTCTAGCGGTTAGCTTCGGCCACGTCTTTCGCTCAATGGCCGGCTACTACCGCGGCGATAACTACATGCTCTTCTGGTATTCTATTTCGCTTCTCGGAATCGCCTACGCGTTTTCAACGAGGGAAAGACTTGGACATAAAAGCCTTGCCTTCTACGCTGTGCCAGCCCTCGCAAGCGGCCTTGCGGCGGCTTTCTGGCAGGCTTACTACCCGATTTTCGTGTTTCTCCTGGCCAGCGCGGTCTTTCTGGGAGTCGGGGATTTTCTCCTCGGTAGGGACAGGTACATCCTCGACGGGATACTCCTAACAGTCTCCACGGCGATTGGCGCCCTTATTGCGAACTACCTTGGGGCCAGGGTTGGCTATGGCATGCTCGGGTACGACAGGTGGTTGAGTAAAACGGTCGCCGAAAAGCTGTCCCTGGAACTCACCACGGTAAGGGACGCCTACCTGCTCTTCCATCTTAAGTACCTGGTCCCCCTCGCCCTGGCTGGACTCCTGGCCCTCCTCGCGCTCTCGAAGTTCATCAGGGACAAAAGGCTGAGGACCCTGACAGTCCTGGTGTTCGGTGCTCTCGCCGTTTACCTCCTCTTCGCGAGGTTTGAAGGGCTGAAAGACCTCTCAACTGGCTTTGGAATATTCAATGAATGGCCAATATCCGAGACCCGCCCGTCGACCTTCCACGACCTCTGGAGCGCGTTTGCCGTTGGTCTTTTCCTCGCCCCCCTCTTTTTCCTCCGGTTCAGGCCCGGGAAAGTCAGAGTTCAGGACTTCATGCTCCTCGGGCTTGTCCTTCCCAGCCTCTACATGATCAAGACCTGGACGAGGTTTCTATTCATAGGTTCTATGGGAGTTGCCTTAATGGCAGGAATCGGGTTGTTGGAGCTTTATGAAATTCTGCCGCGCTTTGAGGGGAGAAAAGGACTCGCCGTTGCACTTGGGCTTCTCCTCTTCGTCCCCGCCGTTGACACTGCAATCGGTTTCGAGAAGGTCGCGGCAGTGGAGCCGTTTATGAACGAGCACTGGGAGAGGGCGTTAACGTGGCTCGGCGAGAACTCGAACGAAAACGATATCGTTCTTGCCTGGTGGGACTACGGAACGTGGGTTACCTATTATGCCAGACGCGCACCAGTCGCTGAGCTAGCCCCCAATACAGGTGTGGCCCTGTATTACCTCGGCAAGCGCGATGAGAACTGGGCGATGGGCCTTGGCGTCGACTACGTTATCGTCTCCTATTACGACTTTCTGAAGTTTGGAACGATAGTCGACACCGCGATGATGTGCTCGAGGTGCAACGTGAGTGAAAACTACGGCCTCGTTGTCCTGCCCATGGTTTCTTCAGCGGGGGCGCTGGTGTTCAGGAACTCGGGCTACACGGTCGTTGCAAGACCTGGCGAAAAATGGGACGTGAAGATAAGCGTCAGCGGCCATGTCTTTGGACCGCGGGAGGTCTACGTCGAGTACGGAGATAAGATTATAAAACCGAACATAACGCCGTCCGAATCTGGGGCTTACCTTTACATCAACCTCAACTACAACTACGCGATCCTCATGAACGGGGAGGCCTTCAACACTAACCTGGCGAGGCTCTTCATAAAGCCAGATGGGCCCTATGAGCTGGTTTACTCTGATGGAGGGATCATAAAAATCCTGAGGCTTAAGCACCCGAACGTTGTCGTTGAGAGAAGGGGTGGCGAGACACTCCTTCAGTTCGAGAACGCAACCGGGACGAGACTCGGAATCTGGGGCTTCCTCGACAACGGCACGAAGGTCTTTGAGAAGTGGTACAACGTCGAAGGGCTGAAAGAGTTTGAGCTGCCGGCGGAGGTCAACGGAACGGTGATAAGGTACGCCTATGCCGAGGGCGAGAAAATCTTGGACAGGGGTGTGTTTAGAAGAGACTGA
- a CDS encoding oligosaccharide flippase family protein, with amino-acid sequence MMVAVTLSNFFNYLYQLLMGRMLSPQEYGELFSLLSLFYIFSVFSTTINTSITKFTAVYWAREEYGKIKSIIIKGTKVLGLFGVLLFGLIALISPMFSSFLQIEDNTLLLVLFASLPLSMVLPIYQGALRGMQRFSALGLSTSSWAFLKVLFGVSLVALGYGVFGGLLGIFLAHVGAFFLTLMFLKDLFQYRETGDLEIRDILSYSGLAFLAVLAYTTMWNIDVILVKHYLSPLEAGQYSAISALGKIVLFAPGAIGMVIFPKAAEKHEKGEEHFQVLLRGMGLTLLISGGIVLAYALFPEFIIKIIYGAKYLNVAPYLWRYGLAMMFFSLASVMINYSLSIDKTDIFLYLLGLLTTEIVMLSIGSKNISTIIDMLIGVSASIPIVLFISIWRQNNAQDINTDARLQ; translated from the coding sequence ATGATGGTCGCGGTCACACTCTCCAACTTCTTTAATTACCTCTACCAGCTCCTAATGGGAAGAATGCTCTCCCCCCAGGAATACGGTGAACTTTTCAGCCTGTTGTCCCTGTTCTACATATTCTCCGTGTTTTCAACAACCATAAACACTTCCATAACCAAATTTACGGCAGTTTACTGGGCAAGAGAGGAATACGGAAAGATAAAATCGATCATAATTAAGGGGACGAAAGTCCTGGGACTCTTCGGTGTCCTGTTGTTCGGGTTGATAGCCCTAATCTCCCCCATGTTTTCCAGTTTTCTCCAGATTGAGGACAACACACTTTTGCTGGTTTTGTTTGCATCGCTTCCCCTCTCAATGGTTCTCCCCATATACCAGGGAGCCTTAAGGGGTATGCAGAGGTTCTCGGCGTTGGGGCTGAGCACGTCTTCCTGGGCGTTCCTTAAGGTGCTCTTCGGTGTTTCCCTGGTTGCACTCGGCTACGGAGTTTTTGGAGGTCTACTAGGGATATTTTTGGCACACGTGGGGGCGTTTTTCTTAACACTAATGTTTCTAAAGGATCTGTTCCAGTATAGGGAAACAGGGGACCTTGAAATTCGAGACATCCTCTCATACAGCGGTCTCGCGTTTCTCGCAGTTCTTGCGTACACAACAATGTGGAATATCGACGTTATTTTGGTCAAGCACTACTTGTCCCCCTTGGAGGCGGGGCAGTATTCCGCCATCTCTGCGCTGGGAAAGATTGTCCTTTTTGCACCCGGAGCGATTGGAATGGTCATATTCCCCAAGGCCGCCGAAAAGCACGAGAAGGGAGAGGAACACTTCCAAGTGCTGCTGAGGGGAATGGGCCTGACACTCCTGATTTCAGGGGGAATAGTTTTGGCCTACGCCCTGTTTCCGGAGTTCATTATCAAAATCATTTATGGGGCAAAATATCTCAATGTCGCCCCGTATCTGTGGAGATACGGGCTGGCGATGATGTTCTTTTCGTTGGCGAGCGTAATGATTAATTATTCCCTGTCAATAGACAAGACAGATATTTTTCTTTACCTACTTGGACTGCTGACAACTGAGATAGTTATGCTATCCATTGGAAGTAAGAACATTTCTACGATTATAGACATGCTAATCGGCGTAAGTGCCTCAATACCCATTGTACTGTTTATATCTATTTGGAGGCAAAATAATGCCCAAGATATCAATACTGATGCCCGCTTACAATGA
- a CDS encoding glycosyltransferase family 2 protein produces MPKISILMPAYNEGENLRKAVIETMKELKGLDYEIIIINDGSRDNTPEVARELCESFRNVQLVSYSKNRGKGYALKKGFEKSNGEIIVFFDADLDIPPSQIKRFIKFLQNGYDVVIGSKYLPGARVRYSEKRRLFSIWYRTLVKLLLKLDVSDTQVGLKVFKREVLEKAFSKVLVKKYAFDVELLTVINMYGYKIYELPIKIEHKSFNSSINYRAIARMFLDTAAIVYRKNILHYYNGDKR; encoded by the coding sequence ATGCCCAAGATATCAATACTGATGCCCGCTTACAATGAGGGGGAAAACCTTAGAAAGGCAGTTATAGAAACCATGAAAGAGTTAAAAGGGCTAGACTACGAGATAATCATAATCAACGATGGATCCAGGGACAATACCCCCGAAGTCGCAAGGGAACTCTGCGAGTCATTTAGGAACGTCCAACTAGTGAGCTATTCAAAGAACCGGGGAAAAGGGTACGCTCTAAAAAAGGGCTTCGAAAAGAGCAACGGTGAGATAATCGTGTTCTTCGATGCAGATTTGGATATTCCTCCTTCCCAAATAAAGAGGTTCATAAAGTTTCTTCAAAATGGATACGACGTTGTTATAGGTTCAAAATACCTTCCGGGAGCTAGGGTGAGGTACTCCGAGAAAAGAAGGCTATTCAGCATCTGGTACAGAACGCTCGTTAAATTACTGCTTAAGCTTGACGTCAGCGATACTCAGGTCGGACTCAAGGTGTTTAAGAGAGAAGTCCTGGAAAAGGCATTTTCCAAAGTCTTAGTCAAGAAGTACGCCTTTGATGTTGAACTTTTAACCGTGATAAATATGTATGGATACAAGATTTATGAACTGCCGATTAAGATTGAACATAAGAGTTTTAACTCCTCCATAAACTATAGGGCAATAGCAAGAATGTTTTTGGACACTGCAGCAATAGTTTACAGAAAAAACATCTTGCATTACTACAATGGTGATAAAAGATGA
- a CDS encoding glycosyltransferase family 4 protein has protein sequence MRIPQRALFIANGIGAENGKPGISGGDIRWIEIAKKWQEMGIEIHVLTQDAGIELCKRVGLTAEFHRMKMPSEYSIRGYLLRALNSFRIPQELMRFEGIIYASTEHWYDVIPGALIKRKNPQNRFAIVAHWVAPLIRKGTSAINSILFYINQRVGYFVGKRYSDVFLAVSKPTGNDLKRIGIPESKIRVVEAGVDYERIRQISSKIKEKQFDGVFMKRFDGTKGVFDVVEIWEHVVSEIPDAKLILIGHGTKTNVNKLERMIKDKKLEENVKILGPIYDFEEKFKTLAKSKVFLLPSYEENWAIVIGEAMAAGLPVVCYDLPEIRPIWKDNVIWIPRGNKKEFAKKVVELLENENVGKRVGENGARFVKRYDWRKIAGKELMIIQRGV, from the coding sequence ATGAGGATCCCTCAGAGAGCCTTGTTCATAGCAAATGGCATTGGGGCTGAAAATGGAAAACCAGGAATAAGTGGTGGAGACATAAGATGGATAGAAATTGCTAAAAAATGGCAAGAGATGGGAATTGAAATCCATGTATTGACTCAAGACGCCGGAATAGAACTTTGCAAAAGAGTAGGGCTAACAGCTGAGTTCCACAGGATGAAAATGCCAAGCGAATATTCAATAAGGGGGTATCTTTTAAGGGCCCTTAATTCTTTCAGGATCCCCCAAGAACTCATGAGATTTGAGGGAATAATCTATGCTTCCACAGAGCATTGGTATGATGTTATTCCTGGAGCATTAATTAAAAGGAAAAATCCTCAGAACAGATTCGCAATAGTAGCTCATTGGGTTGCACCACTAATAAGGAAAGGAACTTCGGCTATAAATAGCATCCTTTTTTATATTAACCAACGCGTGGGATATTTTGTTGGTAAGAGATACTCAGATGTTTTTTTAGCAGTATCCAAACCAACTGGAAATGATTTAAAAAGAATAGGGATACCTGAGTCCAAAATAAGGGTAGTTGAAGCAGGTGTAGATTATGAGAGAATAAGACAAATTTCATCCAAAATAAAAGAGAAACAATTCGATGGAGTATTTATGAAAAGATTTGACGGTACTAAAGGCGTCTTCGATGTAGTGGAAATATGGGAACATGTAGTCTCAGAGATTCCAGATGCAAAACTGATTTTGATCGGTCACGGAACCAAAACAAATGTGAATAAATTAGAAAGAATGATTAAGGATAAGAAGCTCGAAGAAAACGTAAAAATTCTGGGTCCAATATATGATTTCGAAGAGAAATTTAAGACACTGGCAAAAAGCAAAGTGTTTCTCTTACCTAGCTATGAAGAGAATTGGGCAATAGTAATCGGAGAGGCAATGGCCGCAGGATTACCTGTAGTATGTTACGATCTACCCGAAATACGACCAATTTGGAAGGACAACGTTATCTGGATTCCAAGAGGAAATAAAAAAGAATTCGCTAAGAAAGTTGTTGAATTGCTTGAGAATGAGAATGTTGGAAAAAGAGTAGGAGAAAATGGAGCCAGATTTGTTAAGAGATATGATTGGAGAAAAATAGCTGGAAAAGAGCTGATGATAATCCAAAGGGGGGTCTGA